In bacterium, the sequence AGTATTTTCTATTTTTTGAATCGCTTGTGACTCATGAATATGCCCTGAGAAGAAAAGAGTGGGTTGATACTTCTCTATAAAGCTTCTCACCGCGTGACTTCCAACATGTCCGGCAAGGAGCGAACGGTCGAGTTCTGTTGCAAACGGAGGCTGATGGACGACGGCAATAAGATGCTTCTCCTCGTTATAACCCTCCATCTGATGCGAAAGAGCCTCTTGCAAGGATTGCTCACTGCGCTCGTTTGGTGTCTTTGTAGGACAAGGAAGAGAGCCTCCGACTCCCACAATATAAAAATCGTGAACTTCACGAGGCCCGTTCTCTAATGAGCAATGATGTGCGCTGAGAAACTTATTCACTTCTGGATAATCGCAGTTCCCCGTTACCCCTAATACGAGAGGCACTCGCTCAAGAAGGGAAGTCAACACATCTGCTGCAGCTTGGGACTTTCCAAAATTAGTAATATCCCCACCAAGAAGTACGAGATCGCAGTCTTCAGCTTCCCAAAGTACGTCTTCAAGCTTATCTGTTCGTGAGTGGATATCAACAAGCCCAAGAATCCTCATGAACTATCTCCCATAGAATTGCGCAGTATCCTCAGGAATCAAAAGAGAATCTCCCTTCAGAAACAATTTCTGCTAGCTTTTTTCTATCGGAGGGAACCTCAATCTCACGGAGTTCGTCAGAGAGAATATCCGCAGAAGCAGGTTTTCCTACAACAATCATGGCTGCCATTGAAAATCCTTGAGGCACCTCTAAGATATCGATGGCCTTTTGCCTATCAAATCCACCCATCGGATGCGCCACAAGATCAAGCTCTGTGGCTTGAAGAAGTAAATTTTGCATTGCAGCGCCACTATCAAGTTGAGCTACTGCATTGTGTGCGCCACTGCTCGTAAAACTTTCCTTATAAATGAGCGCTATCAGGTGAGATCCGTTACAGCACCATGCCTGGTTCGCTGGCACAAGAAGAGAGAAGAAGTCATCCCAATACGGAGTTCCCTTTTCAGCCCAAAGAAATCTCCATTCTTGCTCATTATATGAAGATGGGGCCCATCGGGCAGCCTCAAAAAGGGTCATGATATTATCCCGAGATACGTGCTCGCCTGACATTGCTCTTGGTGACCACCGTCGAAGAATAACATCAATAACGGGGTGTTCAGTACTCCTATACTTTTGAATATCTATCTTTTGATTCACCTCTATCTCCCCTATAAAACTTCAAGCTTTGACTCATGGTAGCAAAGAGAAACGCGTTATTATAGAGAGGTTCTTAAAGAATACATTCAGAAAATCTCGATGTTGGATAAAAGAGTATGAGGGATATCATGCATCACTCAACAGAAGACTACTCAAGAAGGGCTAGAAGATCAGAGTGGATAGAGTGATGAGCGGCAACAAGGTATCGGATATGTAAGGGGGCAAAATGGAAAACAACTTCAGCTCCGGACTCATCTGTTATAAGCGCTCCACTTTCTTTGACCAGTAGGACCAATGGACAAATATCCCACTCCTGATGCTGTGTGATACGAATAGTCAGAGCATCGACCTCGCCAGTTAAAAGAAAATAGAATCCATGTGCCGTGCCAAGCTCTTTTTCATAAATCAACTCGGCTTTCTCTATTCCTCCATTGCGAACATAGATAGACCCTGGCTCGAGAGTCTTTGGTGAAGTGATCTTTAGTCGTTTTTCGTTACAGAAGGCACCTTCTCCTTTCGCTGCCCAAAAGAACATCTCCAGGGCTGGAAAGTACGCGATAGCAAAAACGACCTCTCCACTGGGCACTACGAGACCAAGCAACACGCCGAACTCTCGATTCCCGTCAATGAAGTTTTGTGTTCCGTCAATTGGATCTAGAACCCATACTGCCTCCGCTTCAGAGATGTCCTCTGAAATCGGCAACTCTTCGGAGTACAGTCCATAACGAGGAAAACACTGCGTGAGCTCACCCTGAAGCATTTCATTCACTGCAATATCGACGGATGTTACTGGTGAACCATCAGACTTTACCTTGACATGAAAAGGTCGTCGCTCTTCACCCCCCGGCCAATGTGAAAGAGCAAAATCACCCGCTTGTCGAACAAGTTTGAAAAGAAATTCGCGTTCACTACTGGAGAGCACTCTATTCTGAGACATACTCAAGCTTATCGAATAGAATCGAAATTTCACCGAATGGATGTCCTGCCGATGGTCCATGTAAAGCCTGAGCCCAGAGCTTCTCTTCGGAGCTCCCCCAAAGCATTTCTAGCAATCGACCTGCTGCATGCGGAAGAAAGGGTTGAAGACAGACTCCTAAAGTGTGTATGCCCTGAATACAAAGGGCCAATGTCGCCCTCGTTCGCCCTTCGTCCTCTTTGCGAGTTTTCCACGGCGCCCTTTCGTCTACAAAGCGGTTACACTCCCTTGCGAACTCCATCAACGTCTCAAGTGCTCCCTTATAGTGATGTTCTCGTAGTTGAGAGGTCACCTTTTGAAACAATTCCTCTCTGCATGCAAGGAACTCGCGATCAACATCATCAAGCACCGTTTCATCATAGTCAGGAGAATTTGGCCCATAGTGCTTCGCGGTAAAACTCAGAATCCGATTTACGAAGTTTCCAATAGTATTTGCAAGGTCCGTATTGTTCTTCTGAATAAGATCCTCTGGCTTAAAAACGCCACGTGCCCTTTCGGGCGCTATCGATGTCAGATAGTAACGCAATGCATCTGGACTTTTCCCTGAACTCAAATAATCTCTTATCCAAACAGCTGTCCCCCGTGATTTTGAGATCTTCTCAACTTCTTTCCCTGGAAATTGAATATTAAGAAATTGATTTGCCACAACTCCTGAAGGCAACT encodes:
- a CDS encoding nitroreductase → MNQKIDIQKYRSTEHPVIDVILRRWSPRAMSGEHVSRDNIMTLFEAARWAPSSYNEQEWRFLWAEKGTPYWDDFFSLLVPANQAWCCNGSHLIALIYKESFTSSGAHNAVAQLDSGAAMQNLLLQATELDLVAHPMGGFDRQKAIDILEVPQGFSMAAMIVVGKPASADILSDELREIEVPSDRKKLAEIVSEGRFSFDS
- a CDS encoding inositol monophosphatase, with the protein product MDHRQDIHSVKFRFYSISLSMSQNRVLSSSEREFLFKLVRQAGDFALSHWPGGEERRPFHVKVKSDGSPVTSVDIAVNEMLQGELTQCFPRYGLYSEELPISEDISEAEAVWVLDPIDGTQNFIDGNREFGVLLGLVVPSGEVVFAIAYFPALEMFFWAAKGEGAFCNEKRLKITSPKTLEPGSIYVRNGGIEKAELIYEKELGTAHGFYFLLTGEVDALTIRITQHQEWDICPLVLLVKESGALITDESGAEVVFHFAPLHIRYLVAAHHSIHSDLLALLE